A single window of Rhizobium sp. SL42 DNA harbors:
- a CDS encoding ABC transporter ATP-binding protein: MTQPVLEVTNLSTHFPTRRGIIKAVDEVSFSVGQREIVGLVGESGSGKSITGFSVLGLVDPPGRVVSGSIRFRGEELTQLPQKAMRAIRGKRIAMIFQDPMMTLNPVLSIGTQMVEAVLAHDTVSRAEARIRSRDALGMVGIPSPEERLDAYPHQFSGGMRQRVAIAIALLHRPDLIIADEPTTALDVTIQSQILYEIKRLAQEFSMALVWISHDLGVVAALADRVLVMYAGRIVEAGPVDDVLSRPAHPYTAGLMQAIPSAVPRGEPLRPIPGMAPSPLARPTGCSFRDRCALATEICTSHPALAVEAGREWRCFHPSHGRVA; the protein is encoded by the coding sequence ATGACGCAACCCGTTCTCGAAGTCACCAATCTTTCCACGCATTTTCCGACGCGACGGGGCATCATCAAGGCTGTCGATGAGGTCAGTTTCAGCGTCGGACAGCGAGAGATCGTCGGTCTCGTCGGCGAATCCGGTTCGGGAAAGTCGATTACCGGCTTTTCGGTCCTGGGGCTGGTCGATCCCCCAGGCCGCGTGGTCTCCGGCAGCATCCGTTTCCGGGGAGAGGAACTGACGCAATTGCCGCAAAAGGCCATGCGCGCCATTCGCGGCAAGCGCATCGCGATGATCTTCCAGGATCCGATGATGACGCTCAACCCGGTGCTTTCCATCGGAACGCAAATGGTCGAGGCGGTTCTGGCACATGACACTGTCAGCCGGGCGGAAGCGCGCATCCGCTCCCGTGATGCGCTCGGCATGGTCGGCATTCCATCCCCTGAGGAACGGCTGGATGCCTATCCGCATCAGTTTTCCGGCGGCATGCGGCAGCGCGTGGCGATCGCGATCGCGCTCCTGCACCGGCCCGACCTCATCATTGCCGACGAGCCGACAACCGCGCTCGACGTCACGATCCAGTCGCAGATCCTCTACGAAATCAAGCGGCTGGCACAGGAGTTCTCGATGGCGCTGGTCTGGATCAGCCACGATCTCGGCGTCGTGGCCGCGCTCGCGGACCGGGTTCTGGTCATGTATGCGGGGCGGATCGTCGAGGCAGGTCCCGTCGACGATGTTCTGTCGCGACCGGCACATCCCTACACTGCCGGGTTGATGCAGGCGATCCCGTCGGCCGTGCCTCGCGGCGAGCCGTTGCGGCCGATCCCCGGCATGGCACCGTCGCCGCTGGCCCGACCCACTGGCTGTTCCTTCCGCGACCGCTGCGCCCTCGCCACCGAAATATGCACCAGTCATCCGGCCCTCGCTGTCGAGGCGGGCCGCGAATGGCGCTGCTTTCATCCTAGCCACGGGAGGGTCGCATGA
- a CDS encoding ABC transporter permease yields MSAITAFFGEETTTGRLLRGIARSPKALIATVICLALFLVALAGPWLTPQNPYDLAVLDILDAKLPPGSESMGGMVYWLGTDGQGRDMLSAMIYGLRTSIGVGVFSGIVALVIGTALGLIAAYYGGRIDAFIMRVVDLMLGLPTILVALMLLALLGQGLWKVIFALVLVQWATFARSARSAALVEKNKDYIEAAVTLGISTPRILFGHLLPNCLPPLIVIGMLQVANAISAEATLSFLGIGLPITEPSLGLLIANGYQVLMSGEYWISVYPGLLLLLLVFSINITGDRCREILNPRLGER; encoded by the coding sequence ATGAGCGCGATCACTGCATTCTTCGGCGAAGAAACGACGACCGGCCGCCTGCTGCGCGGCATTGCCAGAAGTCCAAAGGCGCTGATCGCGACCGTGATCTGTCTCGCGCTTTTCCTGGTCGCCCTGGCTGGCCCTTGGCTGACCCCGCAGAACCCTTACGACCTGGCGGTTCTCGACATTCTCGATGCCAAGCTGCCGCCGGGTTCGGAAAGCATGGGCGGCATGGTCTACTGGCTGGGCACGGACGGCCAGGGTCGCGACATGCTGTCGGCGATGATCTACGGCCTGCGCACCAGCATCGGCGTCGGCGTCTTTTCCGGCATCGTCGCGCTGGTCATCGGCACCGCGCTTGGGCTGATCGCCGCCTACTACGGCGGGCGGATCGATGCCTTCATCATGCGCGTCGTCGATCTGATGCTGGGCCTGCCGACCATCCTTGTCGCTTTGATGCTGCTTGCCCTTCTCGGTCAGGGGCTGTGGAAGGTAATCTTCGCGCTGGTTTTGGTGCAATGGGCAACCTTTGCCCGTTCGGCCCGCAGTGCGGCACTGGTGGAGAAGAACAAGGATTATATCGAGGCCGCCGTGACGCTGGGCATTTCCACGCCCCGCATCCTGTTCGGTCACCTCCTGCCCAATTGCCTGCCGCCGCTGATCGTCATCGGCATGCTGCAGGTGGCGAATGCGATTTCCGCCGAAGCGACGCTCTCCTTCCTCGGCATCGGCCTGCCGATCACCGAACCCTCGCTCGGGCTTTTGATCGCCAACGGATACCAGGTGCTGATGTCCGGCGAATACTGGATCAGCGTCTATCCCGGCCTGCTGCTGCTGCTTCTCGTCTTCTCGATCAACATTACGGGTGACCGCTGCCGCGAGATCCTCAATCCCCGTCTGGGCGAAAGGTAA
- a CDS encoding ABC transporter permease, whose protein sequence is MSVFIIRRLMQSVAVLLVTALVVFLGVYAIGDPVEMLISPDASPAERAQVIASLGLDRPLWQQFLTFIWNVVHGDLGRSFVFNRPTITLILERLPATLELTLTALAIALFIGIPLGLISGLKPNSATDEAIMTGSILGFSLPSFWQGMMLIMIFSIWLGWLPSTGRGELGLFLGIQSSFFTLDGLTHLILPAVNLSLFKLSLVIRLTRTGVRETMPLDFVKFARAKGISERRIVFVHVLKNILIPLITVIGMELGSMLAFAVVTETIFAWPGIGKLLIDSIMRLDRPVVVAYLLVIVSLFILINFVVDILYSLIDPRVRLGEPS, encoded by the coding sequence GTGAGCGTCTTCATCATCCGCCGATTGATGCAGAGCGTCGCTGTCCTGCTCGTCACCGCCCTTGTCGTCTTCCTGGGGGTCTATGCGATCGGTGATCCGGTCGAGATGCTGATCTCGCCCGATGCAAGTCCCGCCGAGCGCGCCCAGGTGATCGCCTCTCTTGGTCTCGACAGGCCGCTTTGGCAGCAGTTCCTGACCTTCATCTGGAATGTCGTCCATGGAGATCTCGGCCGCTCCTTCGTCTTCAACCGGCCGACGATCACGCTCATCCTCGAACGGTTGCCGGCAACGCTGGAGCTGACGTTGACGGCGCTCGCCATCGCGCTCTTCATCGGCATACCGCTCGGACTGATCTCCGGCCTGAAGCCGAACAGCGCGACGGACGAGGCCATCATGACCGGCTCGATCCTTGGGTTTTCTCTGCCGAGCTTCTGGCAGGGCATGATGCTGATCATGATCTTTTCCATCTGGCTCGGCTGGTTACCCTCCACAGGGCGCGGCGAGCTGGGCTTGTTTCTCGGCATCCAGTCGAGTTTCTTCACGCTCGATGGCCTTACCCATCTCATTCTTCCCGCAGTCAACCTGTCTCTGTTCAAGCTGTCGCTGGTGATCCGCCTGACCCGAACGGGGGTGCGCGAAACCATGCCGCTCGATTTCGTCAAATTCGCCCGTGCGAAGGGCATATCGGAACGGCGCATCGTTTTCGTCCATGTGCTGAAGAACATCCTGATCCCGCTGATCACCGTCATTGGCATGGAACTCGGCAGCATGCTGGCCTTTGCCGTGGTCACGGAGACGATCTTTGCCTGGCCCGGCATCGGCAAGCTGCTGATCGATTCCATCATGCGCCTCGATCGGCCCGTCGTCGTCGCCTATCTGCTGGTGATCGTCAGCCTGTTCATCCTGATCAACTTCGTGGTCGACATTCTCTACTCGCTGATCGATCCGCGCGTGCGCCTGGGGGAACCGTCATGA